CAGCTTGACTTCTCCAACCCCCTGCTCATCGGGCAGGTGGTCTGGGGCGCTGTCATTTTCGCGGTCTTTTACGTCATTCTGAGCCGCTCGGCCCTGCCGCGCATCGAAGGGGTTCTGACCCATCGACGCAACCGGATCGAGGGCGATCTCGATATTGCCCGCCGTGCCCGTGACGACGCTGACCGCGCCGTTGACGAACTGCGACGCGCCCGCCACGACGCGGCTGCACAGGCTCAGGCCAATATCGACCGGGTCGTTCACGAAGCCCGTATGGCTGCCGAGGCACAGACCCACGAAATGAACCATCGGCTTCATGCCGATATTGTCGAAGCTGAAAAGCGCATTGCTTCTGCCCGTGCCGAAGCGCTTGCCAGCCTGCCGACAGTCGCTACCGAAACGGCCCAGAGCCTGATCGAAAAGCTGCTGCGTCCCGCAGGTCTGGAAAATGCGGTTTCCCGGGCCCAGGTGCAGGACGCAGTCCAGGCCGGGCTTGCGGCCAGCAAGGGCTGAGGAGAATACGCGATGTTTCATGATCAGCGTTTCTATGTCGCTATTTCCTTCGTCCTGTTCTTCCTGTTC
The sequence above is drawn from the Asaia bogorensis NBRC 16594 genome and encodes:
- a CDS encoding F0F1 ATP synthase subunit B family protein, with translation MRLPSRNLAATLAVVLALGTVPGRAWAVGMPQLDFSNPLLIGQVVWGAVIFAVFYVILSRSALPRIEGVLTHRRNRIEGDLDIARRARDDADRAVDELRRARHDAAAQAQANIDRVVHEARMAAEAQTHEMNHRLHADIVEAEKRIASARAEALASLPTVATETAQSLIEKLLRPAGLENAVSRAQVQDAVQAGLAASKG